A single genomic interval of Terriglobales bacterium harbors:
- a CDS encoding haloacid dehalogenase type II: protein MDFAGFAALTFDCYGTLVDWETGLLAALRPILRAHARDLTDQQLLDLYGDLEPRAQVPYQTYRQVLAAVVRGLGERLGFQASQAEAESLAASLPDWPLFPDTRAALQRLKTRYRLAIVSNIDDDLFAGTARHLGIGFDAVITAQQARAYKPSPAPFLLALERLHLPRERVLHVGQSVFHDVVPARSLGLATVLVTRRGFGATRPSGGEPDLKVPDLQTLARLAVGPPPR, encoded by the coding sequence GTGGACTTCGCCGGTTTTGCCGCCCTCACCTTCGACTGCTATGGCACGCTGGTGGACTGGGAGACGGGCCTGCTCGCCGCCCTGCGCCCCATCCTGCGCGCCCACGCCCGCGACCTCACCGACCAGCAGCTCCTCGACCTCTACGGCGACTTGGAGCCCCGGGCGCAGGTCCCCTACCAGACCTATCGCCAGGTTCTGGCCGCCGTGGTTCGCGGGCTGGGCGAGCGCCTGGGCTTCCAGGCTTCCCAGGCGGAGGCGGAGTCCCTGGCCGCCTCCCTCCCCGACTGGCCGCTCTTCCCCGACACCCGGGCCGCGCTCCAGAGACTGAAGACCCGCTACCGGCTGGCCATCGTCTCCAACATCGACGACGACCTCTTCGCCGGGACCGCGCGCCACCTGGGAATCGGCTTTGACGCGGTCATCACGGCACAGCAGGCGCGGGCCTACAAGCCCTCTCCGGCCCCGTTCCTTCTTGCCTTGGAGCGCCTGCACCTGCCCCGCGAGCGTGTGCTGCACGTCGGCCAGAGCGTGTTTCACGACGTGGTACCCGCCCGCTCGCTAGGCCTGGCCACCGTGCTGGTCACCCGCCGCGGCTTCGGCGCCACCCGCCCCAGCGGCGGAGAACCCGATCTGAAGGTCCCAGACCTTCAGACTCTGGCGCGTCTGGCCGTGGGACCGCCGCCGCGGTGA